The window TGCTTTTTCTTCTGCATTTAAGGCTAAATTCGGTTTTAAACCTAAGGCGATATTCTCTTCTACGGAAAGATGAGTAAAGAGATTGTTTTCCTGAAATAGCATGGAAACGGGGCGTTCAAAAGGTGCCGTTTTGGTATGATTTTCATCATTAAGCCAAATCTCGCCACTATCAGCATATTCAAATCCGGCAATTAAATTCAGCAAGGTACTTTTTCCTGCACCACTTTCCCCAATGATGGCAACTTTTTCTTGCGCTTGAATCTGTAAATCAAACACCATCGGCATGGATTGATAATTGAAGACTACATTATCTAATTTAATCATGTTGTTCCTTCTGCCCTTCAATAAACATAAATAAGCCTAAACATAAGCCCCATAAAATCAATGCCGTCAATGCCGCTTCTTGGCTTCGATATTGCCCGATTTGTTGATAAAGCAAATGAGGCAACGAAGTGAAGTCAGGGCTACCAAATAAGGCTATCGCTGTAAAATCGCCGAGTGATAAGGTCGTTGCAAGCGCCAAGGCATATTTCAATGGGGCTTTTAGCAGCGGATATTCAATTAAACGAAAACGCTGCCAACCTGTAATATTCAGCGATAAACAAAGTTTTTCATAATATTGCATCGATTGATTCATTGGCGTATTAAGAATTTTGATGACAAATGGCAAGGCAGCCAAGGCGTTACAAACAGATACCACAACAAACAAATGCCCTGCTGAAAAATCAATATCTTGCAACCAAAGGAATAAGCCAACTGCTAAGACAATCGTCGGAATGGCTAAAATCATCATGCCCCCCGTTAAAATTAAGTGGGCTAATTTGGGGTGATATAACCATTGCAGCTGTCTTGAAAGCAATAATAAGAAAAATCCAGATAAGACCGATAAAATCCCGGCTGTCGGAGCCATGGTTAATGAATAAGCGAGTGCTTTCCATAATTGTGGATTTTGCCAATAGCCAAATAATTGAGTTGCAGATAAACCTTGAAAAACAATATTGAATAAGGGACTTAAAATAAATAAGCACACC is drawn from Haemophilus parainfluenzae and contains these coding sequences:
- the thiQ gene encoding thiamine ABC transporter ATP-binding protein, translating into MIKLDNVVFNYQSMPMVFDLQIQAQEKVAIIGESGAGKSTLLNLIAGFEYADSGEIWLNDENHTKTAPFERPVSMLFQENNLFTHLSVEENIALGLKPNLALNAEEKALVEQAASAVNLQDFLTRKPTALSGGQKQRVALARCLLRDKPILLLDEPFSALDPKLRIEMQDLMDQLCEEKKLTMLLVTHQPKEIERHIDRVIEIHQGKVI